From the genome of Corallococcus macrosporus DSM 14697:
ACCATCATCGGCGCCAGCTCGGCGAGCTGTCTGGTCTCGAGCCTGTCGACCCAGAACACGGTGACCTGGAATGACGGCTCGGAGAGCACCATCGACTTCATCGGTGGCGTGGACGTGCGCCCGCCGGGCACGACGATGGTGACGGTCCTGGGCCGGGTCTCCGGCGGTCGCTACGAAGGCGCGCTCGCCATCAAGACGATGGACGTGTCGGCCATTCCCGGAGTGACGCGGTGCCTGCTGAGCGGCGTGCGCTCCGCCAACGCGAACATCTCGCTGACGCTGCGGCGGCTGTTCTGAGCCGCGGTCCACGGGTTGGGGCCTGAGGCCGGGCTCCCAGCCGAAGCGGGGTGCCTCGTGACTGTCGGGATGGCGCGGCCCGGGGCGACCTGGGCGCCATGCGAATCCTGAAGCTCGAAACGGCGCCGTTGTTCTCGTGGCCCCACCTCTCCGCGGCCCCCCGAGGTGGCGTTGAAACCCAGGACCTGCCCCTCCTGCGGGGAACCGTCGACGCGTTGCCAGCGGGCCTGGATGCCCTGGTGGTGACGTCGGACCTGCAGGGGGTGGCGCCTTGCGCCGCGCTGGGAGGCGCGGTGGCCCTCCTGGGCGAAGTCCTGGCGGATGGTCTCGCGGCCTTGAGCGCGGAGGGGGGGCTGCCTCCGCTCGCGCACACGGGCGTGGTGCTGGCGGGGGACCTGTTCTCCGACGATGCCGCGCTGGTGCGAGGTGCTTCCGGCGATGTGCGGCCCGTGTGGGAAGCCTTCGGACAGCAGTTCCGCTGGGTGGTGGGCGTGGCGGGAAATCACGACACGTTCGGCACCGCGCGGGAGCAGGCGCGGTTCTTTCGCCAGCGCCCAGCGCTGCGGTTGCTGGATGGGGACGTGGTGGATGTGGATGGCCTGCGAGTGGGGGGCGTGGGGGGCATCATCGGCCGCCCGGACAGACCGGGCCGGCGCGATGAAGCGGCGTTTCTTCAGGGCCTGCGGAGCGTCATGCGGCAGGGCCCGGAGTTGCTGGTGCTTCACCAGGGGCCGGATGCGCCCGGGCCGCACCTCCGTGGGAGCGCGGCCATCCGGGAGTGCCTGCCGGCTCGCGAAGACCTGCTGGTGATTTGTGGCCACTCACACTGGGACACGCCGCTGGCGTCGCTGCCAGCGGGGCCTCAGGTGCTCAATGCGGACAGGAGGGCGGTGCTCCTCACGCGGTGATGCTCATGGCTCAGCGCCAGTGCGTGACGTGGGCCGTGGCGAAGGGCTCGAAGGCGCGGGGCGCTTTCGCCTGGAGGGGGACTCTCCGAGTGAATGGCGCGGTGGACCCAGGTGGCGCGGCAAGTGTCAGGTCGGCCGAGGCGGTGGCTCCGTGCTCGAGGACGTCTGTGCGCTTGGTTCATCTTCCGACCTGACCTATAGAGCACGCGAAGAGCACGTTGGATTCAACAGGAGGAAGCGATGTTTGATCGGCTGGAACTTCATCATGTCGGGCCAGCCCCAGAACTCGTTTTCGACTTCGCCCACCGGCTGAATCTCATCACCGGCGACAACGGGGTGGGGAAGACCTTCATCCTGGATGTTGCCTGGTGGGCGCTGACCCGGACGTGGGCGGGACACCCCGCCGCGCCGCATCGAGGGGCTGGCCTCAAACCCCGCATCGCCTTCGAGTTCGAGGGGAAGAGAAAGCCCGTCCGTTACTCGAGCGAATACGACTTCAAGTCGCAGAGTTGGACCTTGAAGGGAGGGCGGCCCCCCAATCCGGGCATGGTGCTCTACGCTCGGGTGGACGGCTCGTTTTCGGTGTGGGACCCGGCGCGTAACTACTGGAGAAACGCGCCGTCGCTGGGGGTTGATGCGCCAGATCGGCCTCCCGCCTACCTCTTCAGTTCCCAGGAGGTGTGGGATGGTCTCAAGCCTGATGGAAAGTATTTGTGCAACGGGCTGATTGCGGACTGGGCGTCTTGGCAAGGGAGCAACAAGGAGCCGTATCGGCAGCTCCGCCAGGCGCTTCATGCGCTGTCTCCTTCTGATGCGGAGCTTCTCGTTCCGGGAGAGCTCACGCGTATCAGCCTGGAAGACGTCCGGGACATGCCGACGCTGCGCACGGGCTATGGCCAGGAGGTGCCGGTGGTGTATGCGTCCGCGGGCGTCAGGCGCGTCATCACGTTGGCCTACTTGCTGGTGTGGACGTGGCAGGAGCATCTGCAGGCGAGTCGGTTGATGAACCAGGATGCCACCCGGTCGATCATCTTCTTGATTGACGAGGTGGAGGCCCATCTGCACCCGCGTTGGCAGCGGACGGTCCTGCGCTCCCTGCTCAAGGTCCATCCGCGTCCGTTTAACGCGGTGAGGAAAAGCAGAGCAGAATCAGAGAGATAGGTGCAGCCGAGCAGGCAGGGCCCGTCGAAACGGAGGGACGAGGACCATTCTCCCGGCATGAAGAATACTCCGAGAGCGAAGGTGGCTGAGGGACTCCGGGCACTGGTGTCGGCCGAGGACATTCTGGAGGCGGCGCGGCGGTTGGGTGCGTTGCAGCGCCAGCGCAAGGTGGACCTGGTGGCGCTGGTGGAGTCCACCGT
Proteins encoded in this window:
- a CDS encoding metallophosphoesterase family protein, which produces MRILKLETAPLFSWPHLSAAPRGGVETQDLPLLRGTVDALPAGLDALVVTSDLQGVAPCAALGGAVALLGEVLADGLAALSAEGGLPPLAHTGVVLAGDLFSDDAALVRGASGDVRPVWEAFGQQFRWVVGVAGNHDTFGTAREQARFFRQRPALRLLDGDVVDVDGLRVGGVGGIIGRPDRPGRRDEAAFLQGLRSVMRQGPELLVLHQGPDAPGPHLRGSAAIRECLPAREDLLVICGHSHWDTPLASLPAGPQVLNADRRAVLLTR
- a CDS encoding AAA family ATPase; protein product: MFDRLELHHVGPAPELVFDFAHRLNLITGDNGVGKTFILDVAWWALTRTWAGHPAAPHRGAGLKPRIAFEFEGKRKPVRYSSEYDFKSQSWTLKGGRPPNPGMVLYARVDGSFSVWDPARNYWRNAPSLGVDAPDRPPAYLFSSQEVWDGLKPDGKYLCNGLIADWASWQGSNKEPYRQLRQALHALSPSDAELLVPGELTRISLEDVRDMPTLRTGYGQEVPVVYASAGVRRVITLAYLLVWTWQEHLQASRLMNQDATRSIIFLIDEVEAHLHPRWQRTVLRSLLKVHPRPFNAVRKSRAESER